AGGCGCGCGGCGGTCCTCCCGGGCCGCCGTTCGCTGGAGGAACGATGTCCCGCACGTGGAGCATGTCCACGCTGTCCTGCGGCACGCTGTCGACGCCGGATGGCACGATCACCGCGTCCAGCGCGTGGCTCGTCGCCGAGGAGCTGACCCAGCACGACAGGGCCGTGGAGCTGGTGACGCACGAGGCGGGGCACAACCTCTCCCTGGGCCACGCGCGCTCGCGCGACTTCGGCGCCGAGCCGCTCGGCTACCTGGGCACCCCGGGAACCGTCGTGGAGTACGGGGACGTCTTTTCCACCATGGGCGCGTGGAACCTGGGCCATTACGCGGCGCCGCACAAGGCACGCATCGGCTGGCTGGACGCGGCCTCGGTGGCGCGGGTGGAGGGCGTGGGGGGCACCTTCACGCTCGCGCCGGTGGTGTCCTCCGGTGGGTTGAAGGCCCTCAGGCTTCGCCGTGGCTCCACGAGTGGTGGCTGGCTGTGGTTGGAATACCACCAGCCGCTGGGTGCCTATGAGGGGACGCTGGATGCCCAGGCCTTCGGCGGCGCGCTCGTGCACTACGAGGACGCGGAGACGCGGGAGCGCTCGGACCTGATCGACTTCACGCCGGAGACCGCGTCCTGGAGCGATCCCGTGCTGCGGCCGGGAAGGACGTGGAACGACCCGTACAGCGACCTCTCCGTGACGGTGGAGTCCGCGACGACCGCGGGGCTCACGGTGAGCGTGCGGTATGAGCGGAAGCCGTGCGTACGGGCACTTTCCCAGGTGAAGGCGACGCCCTTCTCGGACACGGCGTCACCCGGGGGGCGGCCGGAGTTCGAGCTGGCCCTCACCAATCCGGACTCGGCGGGTTGCGGCCCGAGCACCTTCCAGCTCTCGCCCATCATTCCCAGCGGCTGGAGCGCCGATCCCCTGCCCTCGCAAGTCACGGTCGCCGCATCCAGCACGGCCTATCTGACCCTCCAGACGTATGTGCCCTACCGCATGGAGCTCGGCCTCTACACGGCGGGCGTGGCCGTCACCCGCGACGGCTACACGGTGGAGGGCACGAGCACGGTGAGGCTCGTCGAGCGCTGCATCCAGACACCGCCCACGCTCGTGTTGTCTCCGGCGACGCGGACGGCGGCGGCGGGCTCGACGGTCACCTGGACGGTGAACGTGACCAACAACGACTCCGCCTCGTGCAATTGGGTCTGGTATGACTTCGTGTCCACCCTGCCCTCGGCGTGGGAGACGATCTGGTCCGATTGGGGAGTGAATCTGCCTCCGGGCGGGACCTTCACCTTCACGATGACGAAGACCCTTCCCACGAGCGCGCGGGGGAGCCACACGGTGGACCTGCGGCTCCATCAGGATGACTTCGGCCTCGCGGCGAGCACCACGGCCACCGTGGTGGTGGAGTAGCCCCCGCGCGGGGCGGCGGAAATCGAAGCCGCTAAGGCCGGATTCGCCTCCACTCGGGACCAGAGGCACACCCCCCGTTTCCCCTCTGAAAATGGGGCGCCCAACGACACGTGCCCCCTTCCCATCATTCAGCCGGTCCGATTTCGGGCTGTTTTCCCCTATCCAGCGTGCTCGGTAACACCGGGCTGCCGTCGCGCCCCATGGCCGGGATGTCTACGGCTCTAGGAAGAATACAAAGTCTTCCACGCACTCCCCTCCAACAACCTCGCACTCAAAGCCATCAATTCTGCCAGGAGGATACTCAAACACCTTCCACGTCACGACCACATCATCAAAAGAGTAGTCCGCCCAATGTTCACGCGGTGCCCCGCCGCCGCCCTCCTCCCCGGGCACTGTCTCCCAATCAAGGTAACTGAAAGGCACCTCAACAATTTCATCAGTTTCGTCAACCCGGATCTTCGCTGTGGTATTGCTCCGAACGTGCGCCATTGTTGCCCCTTTATGTGGTCCTTAATCAACATCCAACTTCCAAGTGCCCTCATCCCAATACTTCAACGCCCGGGATGCCTCAAAAGGAATCAGACCTTCACCCTTGGCGGCCTCCCTAAGAACGGGCAAGGCTTGTTCCGGCCTATCGCTAAGCAAGAAACCCGCCGCGTAGACTCGCACATCCATACGTGAGTGCGTCAGCAGTCGTGCGAGTGCATCCCGTCCAGCCTCGCCATGGTCGCGTAGCTTCTTATAGGCGGCTATGTATCGCTTCGCTTCCTTATCCCCTCCCTTACTAGGGTCGCCACGCATGATAGCGTCTGTTTGTGCAGCCACGTTTCGGGCGAACTCCTCCACTATGCTCTCCAGGTCCATCACCAAACCCCGTTCTTGATGTTCTCTATCGCAAGCAAACCGAATTCCCTCTGTGCCTCATAGGATTGAGTGCTAAGCCATTGCCGCACCGTCAGCCTTGTTGACTTGGTGATGAAAAATCGAATCCTTGAATGGAAGGCGCTCACCTTGTCGTGTAGCGCCTTGTCCATTGCAATAGCGTTTTCAGTGTTGTGCAGGGCTTCTCCGCCAAACCGCTTCGCGTTGCCCGGAGTTTGCTCCACGATGTGATGCCATTCCTTTCCCGTGCCCGCTGGTCCCATGGCCGACTTGAAGCCACTAAACGACCCCCACGCCCTGTGCCCGCTGGGGAGGAGCTTACCCCGAGTCGGGGCAGGACGCCCAGCGCCAACGCCCCGGGCAGCCATGGCCATGGCATGAGGCGCCAACACCACGCGGATCGTTCCCTCTGGCACAGAGACAATAAGTCGCTCGGCTCCGGTTGCCGTCTCCAGCAGGCCCAACCCGGTACGAGTCGCGACTTTCTCCGACGCTTGCGCGAATCCGGGGAGCTTCGGGGCCTTGGACGCAAGGGCCACCGTTTCACCAATGGCCGCCGTCCCTACGATGACGAGAATCCGCACACTGTTGGGACCGATGACGCGCCCGAAACGCTCGCCAATCTCGCGCAATTCCGCAAAGGTAGAGGCCCGGGGTGCATCCTCGTAAAGCTGCGCATAGGCCCGCAGCAGATCGAAAAATTCATAACCGAGATAGCCCCACAAAGCGGCACTAAACACCAGGGCCGCGCCCTTTGTTATCGGCTCGGGCACTGGCGCCACCAGCAGCGCCATATAAACCGTGATGCTAATGCTAATCATCGCGAGCATTCGCGTAGGGTCGAGCATGGCCCGCACTTCCGCGTTTACGCCTTCCAAGGCAGGGCCCACCGCCAGGGCGAGAGCAAGGCTTCGCTTGTCGCCGTCCTGTAAGCGGGGCCCGTCTTCAAACAGCGTCAGGCAATCCCCTGGGGTGCCGCACCGTTCGCAAAAAAGCCCATAGGACCGGGCCATGTCTGATTGCCACGCTTCGCCACTCAAGGGCGCGGAAGCCAACGCCAGCCTACGCCCGACATACAGAGGGGGGCGGGACGCGGCCACCCGAAGCGGCATGTTAAGCCAAAGGTTTGTCATGGCCGCCGAAAAGTCGGCGTCGCTCACATGCACCGGCGCGAAGTCTGTTGGCAGCTTGGTAAAGATAGCCTCTTCCTGGCCCCCGCCCTCGGCTTCCGAGTCCAGCGCCCACGGTTCGGGCGAGTCGTGCGGCGCGGGCGATCGGTAGCGGGAGGCCGTCAACCCTCCATCTATGGGGGCCCCCGTGGAGCACGCTGTCACCAGCATCAAAGCCGCCAGCGCCAGCGCACCCACGCGCAAGGGCCGCCGTGTGTCCACGGGGCGAGTATCGACAAAACGCCTAGACATTGCCGCACCTCTCCGGGCGAGCTGCCCGAGCTGGAAGGCCAAACCCGCCGATTACAGAGAGGGAAGACTGCGCGGTCAAGACGTCGGGTCTGGTAAGGCGCTGAGAGCCCATCAGTTAGGTTGTGTCTCCCTCGGGCCGGATGGGGCGGCGGCACTACTCACGCGCCTTTCCTTGCTCTCTCCCTTGCTCTACGGCGGGAAGGTGACGTTCCCTAAGGAGGCTGGAGGAAATAACTTTGCCGATTCGGGCAGGAGGCTCGCTCGGGAGGTCAATTGCTCTCAGATAACTTATTTTCTCCAGCCTCCTAAGGTGACGGTGCGGGGCCCCTGCGATTCCCACAGCTTGAGAGTGCACGGGCAGGTGAGTTGCCCCGGCTCCCTCTCGGCGCCCACCACGACAAAGCCCAGGGCACCCTCGTGAGTGGCAAGTTCATCAGGCTGCCATCTTGAGCGGGTGAGGGGGAAGATAGGCCTTGGAGCGAGTGGCGAGGATTTTCGCCAGCAGCGAGCAAGGGGCGTTGGAGGCGAGAATTCTGTCCACCTCGGACTGGAGGGTGGCTCGCACAATGTGCTCACTGGGTCCGGCCTCCTTGCGCAGAGTGCGGAACCACAGTGGCAGTCTGTCCCACACCTGGTCAGCATACAGCAGGGAGAGCATCTGGAGCAGGCCCAAGCCAATGGCCGCGATGGCGACGAAGCGCTCATAGGCCTCCAGCTTACGAGCCA
Above is a window of Cystobacter fuscus DNA encoding:
- a CDS encoding DUF2019 domain-containing protein, which produces MDLESIVEEFARNVAAQTDAIMRGDPSKGGDKEAKRYIAAYKKLRDHGEAGRDALARLLTHSRMDVRVYAAGFLLSDRPEQALPVLREAAKGEGLIPFEASRALKYWDEGTWKLDVD